The Nitrospirota bacterium genome contains the following window.
CGCGTCGCCAAGAAAACCGAGCAGCACACGCTGGGCGTGGAGCTTCGCATCTCCGACGTGGAGAGCTGGCGAGCCTCGGAGCGAACGGGCGACTCGCACCACGATGCGTACAAGTTCCGCCAGCTTGTCTCCGTGATGAACCGGGTCTTCAGGAACTTGTTCTCTCTTCCGGAAGCGAGCTTCCCCCAACTGCGGAAGGACCAGGCAGTCCTGTTTCCCTGATCTCGCGCGGAGCGAGGCCGCACCGGTTGCCCTCGTTCGAGGCTTTGCGCCTCCGCGAGATAAGATTTTCCCTCTTGGTTTTTCACGCCTCCTTCGGTATAGTATCGTCCATGTCATCAGCCCGGCGGGACAGGCCCATCAAAAAAGACGTCATCATCATCGGCGCGGGCGCGTCTGGGCTTTTCTGCGCGACTGAGTGCGGCAAGCGCGGCCGGTCCGTTCTCGTGCTCGACCACGCTGACCGCATCTGCTCCAAGGTGCTCATTTCCGGCGGCGGTCGGTGCAATTTCACGAACCTTTCCGTCACGCCGGAGCACTATCTTTCCGGGAACCCCCATTTCTGCCGGTCCGCGCTTGCGCGTTTCACGCCCCAGGACGTGCTCGCGCTGCTGAGGAAGCACGGCGTCGCCTATTACGAAAAGGAGGCGGGCCAGCTGTTCTGTCTCCGGAGCTCCCGGGAGATCGTCAATTTGCTGCAGAGCGAGTGCAGCGAGGCCCGCGTCGAGATCCGGCTGAAGCACCGCATCATGAAGGTCCACAAAGAGGACGCCTTTCTTGTCGCGACGGACCAGGGAGCGTTTTGCTCCGACAGCCTTGTGGTGGCCACGGGAGGGCTTTCCTATCATGAACTCGGCGCGAGTGGCCTCGGCCATGCCCTTGCCCGGCAGTTCGGGCTCTCGGTAACGGAACTGAAGCCGGGTCTCGTGCCGTTCACGTTCACTTCCGCTGATCAAAAAGCCTTTCACGGGCTCGCCGGCATCTCGCTTAATGCATCGGTCACCTGCGGGGGAAGGACGTTCGCGGGCATGCTCCTGTTCACGCACCGCGGCTTGAGCGGGCCTGTTGTGCTCCAGGCCTCGTCCTACTGGAAGAAGGGCATGCCACTCGTGATTGATCTCTTCCCGGGCATCGATATCGGCGGAGTCCTTCTTGCGGAGCGAAGAAGCAGGATGGAGCTCAAGACATTCCTCGGACGATATTTTCCGAAGCGTTTCGCGGATACCTGGTGTGAAGTCAATTCGCCGTCAAAGCCGCTCATCCAGTATTCGGACAAGGACCTTCGCAGGATAGAAGAGCTGCTGCATCGATGGCAGATCGCGCCCCACGGGACCGAGGGCTTCGCACGGGCAGAGGTCACCGTGGGCGGAGTGGATACGGAAGGCGTTTCATCGAAGACCATGGAGGCGAAAACAACGAAGGGATTGTTCTTTGTCGGCGAGGTGCTGGACGTGAACGGTCATCTTGGAGGGTACAATCTGCACTGGGCCTGGGCATCGGGCCATGCGGCAGGACAGTACGCTTAGTAAGGTTGGCGAAGCGCGCGACGCGGAGACGGGGTAAAGACGCTTATGCCTTCAGCATCTCTTCGATCGTGATCCTGACGGAATCGCCGAGCGAGGCAAGGTCATACCCGCCCTCGAGGGTGAAGATGACGGGCTCCTTCGTGCACCTGACGATGCTCTGGACAATGGCTCGGATGCCCTCATGGGATACCCGGATGTTCGCGTGGGGGTCGTTCACATGGATATCGTACCCGGCGGACACGAGCACGATGTCGGGCGAAAAGCGCTGCAGAACCCCGGGGAGGATGTCCTGGTACACCGTAAGGAAGTCCTTGTTCCCGGAGCCCGCAAGGATCGGCACGTTGTACGTGTAGCCCAGGCCCCTTCCCCTTCCGCGCTCCATGTCCTTCCCCGTGTCGGGGTAGTAGGGGTGCTGGTGGGTGCTGAAATAGAAGACCGAATCGTCTTCCTCAAAGATGTGCTGGGTGCCGTTGCCGTGATGGGCGTCGAAGTCGATGATGAACACCTTTTCGTAGCCACGCGTCTGCGCGTACCGGGCGCCCACGGCGACGTTGTTGATGATGCAGAAACCCATGGCCTGTCCTGCCTCGGCATGGTGGCCCGGCGGACGCACGGCGCAGAAGGCGCTTTCGATCTCCCCCTGCCGGCATTGGTCCACTGCTTCCATCACCGCTCCCGCCGCGTGCAGGGCCGCCTCGTAGCTGTCCTCGGAGAGGTGGGTGTCAGGGTCCAGTTCCGCTGCCCCGCAGGTCCTGATCTTCTCCAGATAAGCGGGAGCATGGACGCGGGCGATGTCGTCGTGGGAGGCGCGGCGCGGTTTTGCATGGGTCAATTTGTTCCAGAGGCCGGAAGCCTTGAGCGTGACGATGATGCTGATCAGGCGCTCCTTGCTGTCGGGATGCCAATCCGGCGGCTCGTGGCGCAGAAAGACTTCGTCGTAAACAAAGCCGACCTTTTTCATAAAAGAATTATACCCTGCCAAAAATCCATTTTCAGCAACTAATTCTCATTTTTCTGCTTTTTATCGTTAATGACGCTTGTCCGACTACCGTCCGAATGTATTCATAATAAGCTCATTAAAGAACGGCATCAACGATCCGGGTTGACACCTCTTCGTGCGTGAAGCCGCTGCACTTGATCGTAATGTCCGCATACTTCTGATACAGGGGACGCCGCTCGCCAAACAACTCAGAGAACGACTGATCAATCCTCTTGGCGAGGCCCCGCGAACCGAAGTCCTTAACCCGCGATTCCAAGGTTTTAAGATCTGCATCAAGGAATACAACAATCCCCCCGACCTTCAAGTGGTCCATCGCAGCCCGACTGTAGACCGCACTCCCGCCTGTTGCAATGACGTGATGCGTGACCGCGAGCTTGATTAAAATCTCTTCCTCGATTCTGCGCAGGGCAAGGTAACCGTCCGTATCCACGATCTCCTGGAGCGACCGTCCTTGAGATCGCTGGATCAGCACGTCGGTATCGATGAAATCGAGAGACAGCTGCTTCGCAAGGATCACACCGACGGTGCTCTTGCCCGAGCCCGGCATGCCGATGAGGATGATGTTCTTTGCCAATCTGCTTGGAGATGAACACTTCACCATGTTGCTCCCTGCACAACTGTCTTAAAGCTATCAGACGATTTCTCTGAGAAGAAAGATTTCCTCTCAGAGAGAAAGGGAAACTGAAGACCGACAAAGTCGGCCATCATTATGCAACTTTATGATATACATTGAAAATACCCGAAAAGAGCCCAGTTTATAGTTGTGCGTATCCGCTTTTTCTGATACTTTAGAAGCCACGCTCATGCTATCTGACAAGGAGGTCTTGTAGGATGAAAAAAACGACATATCTGATCTTTCTCTTGATGTTGTTTCCCTCCTTCGCAGCTGCCGAGGTTGATCTACGGATCAAAGGAGGCATTACGCACCTGAGTACTTCAGAGATCGGCAGCAATGTGCAGCTGGAATTCGATATCATTCCGATGGGCCAATCGACGGTCAGTCCTCTCATTGCGGCCGGCTATTTCGACAGGACCCATTCCAAAAAAATCGCGACCCTCCCGGTCCCGGGAAGCAAGGACAACAGCAGCACCATTGATTACGACGCCTCAGGCCTGCTCGGCGCGGTTGGGATCAGGGTAAAGACAGGTGAGCATGGCCAGCTGGAAAGCAAGGTGGAGTTCAGCCAGGGTAAAGGAAAGCCGAACATTTCAACGATCCCGGGTAGTATAAATCAGCCGCAGGAGGACTCCTATACGGCAACTGCTTTCATCCTGGGCTACTATTATACGTTCAGCCGACCCGGCGTCCAACTCGGCATCGAAGTCGGAACGCAGTCCTTTGACGGCAAGTATAAAGTGAATATGTTCGGGCAGTCGGGAAAGATAAGCGGTAGCGCTGGCATAGCCAACATTACCCTCGGCTTTCGTTTTTGATCTTTCGACGCCGACACTGACCTCATTTTTTGTCCACCTGAGGAACAGCCATGGCGTGCCATGGCGTGGTAATCGGTCTACTCCTATCTTCGTTTCCCTTCCTGTAGGCAAGTGCAGAAACTGCTGACGCTGCTTTCGATTACATAAACTCTTCATAATAGTCCAGGTCCTTGTGGAACGTCTCTTCAAGCGAAGCAAGGGCGAAGAATCCCGCCACGACGCAGATCGCGCCGACCGCAAGCGCTCCGCCCTGGAGGCCGAGGTGCTGGCGGAAATACTGGAACAGGAGCGTGATGGGCACGACCATGCCGCGCACGAAGTTGGGGACCGTCGTTGCCACGGTCGCGCGCAGGTTCGTTCCGAACTGCTCAGCGGCAACGGTCACGAAGATCGCCCAGTAGCCGGAAGCGAAGCCGAGCAGGAGGCAGACGCCGTAGAAAAAGCCAGGGCTTTGGGCTCCCTGCAGGAAGTAGAGGCCGATCCCGGCGATCGTCAGTACCATGTAGAGAAGGACGACCTTTTTTCTGCTCCTCAGAGCCTGGCTCAGAAGCCCGCTCGAGAGATCGCCGAAGACAAGGCCCAAATAGCAGAACATGACCGCGTTCCCGGCAGAGATCGGGCCACTCGTGCCGAGGACCTTGGCGAACTCGGGAGAGAACGTGATCAGGATGCCGACGACGAACCAGATCGGGATGCCGATCAGGATGGAGCTGAGGTAGCGCCGGAACCGGCCGCGATCGGTAAAAAGAGCGAAAAAATTGCCCCGTTCGGCCATCTGCTTCTCGTCCATGGCCCGGAACATGCCCGATTCAGCCACGCTGATCCGGGTAATGAGGAGCAGCAGGCCGAGCACGCCGCCGATGATGAAGGCCGCGCGCCAGTCATAGGCGTTGGCGATGAGGTTCGCGAGGATGGCGCCTGACACGCCCACGGAAGCCACCAGCATGGTGCCGTAGCCCCGGACGCTTTTGTGCAGGACCTCGGACACGAGCGTGATGCCTGCGCCGAGCTCGCCCGCCAGGCCGATCCCGGCGACGAAGCGGAGGCCGGCATAGACCGGGAGGGAGTGGGCCATGCCGTTCGCCATGTTCGCGAGGGAGTAGAGGAAGATGGAGCCGAACATGATCTTGAGCCGGCCCTTGCGGTCTCCCAGGATGCCCCAGATGATCCCGCCAATCAGCATGCCGGCCATCTGCATATTCAAGAGGAACACACCCGAGTCGATCAGCTCCTGGCCGGAAAGACCGAGGGACTTGAGGCTTGGCACGCGGACGATGCTGAAGAGCACGAGATCATAAATATCGACGAAGTAGCCGAGGGCTGCTACGATGACGGGAAGGGAGAAAACGAGACGGGGGCTGGCGGTACGATGTTCCACGGGTCCTCCTGGCGAGGCGCTGATACGCCGCGATTTTTTCAGACTCTAGCAAAAAGGCGCGGTCTTTTCAAGAGAAATGCAGGCGGGGAGGGTGCGACGCGCGCATCACGGGCTTGGGACGACGGGAGGTTCCTTCCTTGTCAGGGGAAGCGTGAACGTGAAGGTACTGCCCTTTCCCTGTTCGCTCTCGGCCCAGATCCTTCCGCCGTGGTTTTCGATGATCTGGCGCGCGATTGCGAGGCCGAGCCCGGCGCCGGACGTTGCGTCGGTCAGCTCGCCGCCGGAGCGTCGGAACTTCTCGAAGATCAGCTCCAGGTCCTCTGCGGGAATGCCGACACCCGTGTCGGAGATCCGGACAGCGACCTGTTCCGCGTGCGCTGACTCACTGGACACCGAGACATGGATCACGCCTCCCGGAGGCGTGAATTTCGCTGCATTGGTCAGTAGGTTTGTTACGACCTGGACGATGCGGTCCCGGTCCGCGGCTACGGCCGGGAGCGACGGCGGGAACTCGGTAGTCAGGTTGATGCCCTTGTTCTCGAACAGGAGCCCCATGCTGGTGATTGATTCGAGGACCGCGG
Protein-coding sequences here:
- a CDS encoding MFS transporter gives rise to the protein MEHRTASPRLVFSLPVIVAALGYFVDIYDLVLFSIVRVPSLKSLGLSGQELIDSGVFLLNMQMAGMLIGGIIWGILGDRKGRLKIMFGSIFLYSLANMANGMAHSLPVYAGLRFVAGIGLAGELGAGITLVSEVLHKSVRGYGTMLVASVGVSGAILANLIANAYDWRAAFIIGGVLGLLLLITRISVAESGMFRAMDEKQMAERGNFFALFTDRGRFRRYLSSILIGIPIWFVVGILITFSPEFAKVLGTSGPISAGNAVMFCYLGLVFGDLSSGLLSQALRSRKKVVLLYMVLTIAGIGLYFLQGAQSPGFFYGVCLLLGFASGYWAIFVTVAAEQFGTNLRATVATTVPNFVRGMVVPITLLFQYFRQHLGLQGGALAVGAICVVAGFFALASLEETFHKDLDYYEEFM
- a CDS encoding NAD(P)/FAD-dependent oxidoreductase, which encodes MSSARRDRPIKKDVIIIGAGASGLFCATECGKRGRSVLVLDHADRICSKVLISGGGRCNFTNLSVTPEHYLSGNPHFCRSALARFTPQDVLALLRKHGVAYYEKEAGQLFCLRSSREIVNLLQSECSEARVEIRLKHRIMKVHKEDAFLVATDQGAFCSDSLVVATGGLSYHELGASGLGHALARQFGLSVTELKPGLVPFTFTSADQKAFHGLAGISLNASVTCGGRTFAGMLLFTHRGLSGPVVLQASSYWKKGMPLVIDLFPGIDIGGVLLAERRSRMELKTFLGRYFPKRFADTWCEVNSPSKPLIQYSDKDLRRIEELLHRWQIAPHGTEGFARAEVTVGGVDTEGVSSKTMEAKTTKGLFFVGEVLDVNGHLGGYNLHWAWASGHAAGQYA
- a CDS encoding histone deacetylase; the encoded protein is MKKVGFVYDEVFLRHEPPDWHPDSKERLISIIVTLKASGLWNKLTHAKPRRASHDDIARVHAPAYLEKIRTCGAAELDPDTHLSEDSYEAALHAAGAVMEAVDQCRQGEIESAFCAVRPPGHHAEAGQAMGFCIINNVAVGARYAQTRGYEKVFIIDFDAHHGNGTQHIFEEDDSVFYFSTHQHPYYPDTGKDMERGRGRGLGYTYNVPILAGSGNKDFLTVYQDILPGVLQRFSPDIVLVSAGYDIHVNDPHANIRVSHEGIRAIVQSIVRCTKEPVIFTLEGGYDLASLGDSVRITIEEMLKA
- a CDS encoding shikimate kinase, which gives rise to MVKCSSPSRLAKNIILIGMPGSGKSTVGVILAKQLSLDFIDTDVLIQRSQGRSLQEIVDTDGYLALRRIEEEILIKLAVTHHVIATGGSAVYSRAAMDHLKVGGIVVFLDADLKTLESRVKDFGSRGLAKRIDQSFSELFGERRPLYQKYADITIKCSGFTHEEVSTRIVDAVL